The Saccharothrix violaceirubra genome segment CCGGCGAACGCCGAGGCGGACCGCGTGCCCGACGTCCCCGTCGAGGAGTTGCCGGCGGTGCTCGTGACGCCACCGTGGACGCTGCCGCGAAAGGCCGGAAAGCCCGCCGTGGTCACGGGTCTGGTGTCGACCGGAAGGAAGGCCGTGCGCTGGCTGCCCGGCGAGAACGCGGAGTGGACCACCGCCCACCGCGCGGACCGCCGGGGATCGCCGGATTGGATGACCGTGGTGCGCCGCTTCCTGTCCGGCGACCTGCGCGACTACGAGAAGCGCGTCGCGTTCCTGGAGGGTCCGGCTTTCGCGCTGCGCGGGATGCTCGCGGACTGGCGACCGACCGATCCGTGGGGCGCCGACACGTGGGGCCGTGCGCTGGTCGCGAAGTACGGCTACGACGCGTTGCCGATGGCCCTGCACCTGGCCCGGCTGAACCCGGCCGGTGCCGGACACCTGCTGCTGCCCTACGCCGACCACGACGTGGCGCACCTGATGGCGGACTGGCTGGTCCGCCTGCGCACGGCCGGCCGCACCGCGTCGACGTGGCTGCGCCGCCACGCCGAGGAGGCGGCCCGCTTCCTGCTGCCCACCGCCCTGGGCAAACCGGGCGCGGCCCGCCGTGCCGCCGAGTCGGCCCTGGTCCTCGTCCCCGAGGAAGCCCGCAGGGCGGCGAAAGAACACGGCGCGCAGGCGGTGGCGGCCCTGGAGACGCTTCTGGGCACCGACCCGTTGGACGCCGTCCCCGTCAAGATCCCGGTCCCCGGTCCCTGGGCCGCGCCCGGCCTGCTGCCCCAGATCCTGCTGCGCGACAAGCTCCGGGCCCTGCCCGTGCCGTCCGCGCAGCACGTGATCACGATGCTGGCGTTCTCCCGCCCGGACGACGAGTACGCCGGCATCGGGGTGGTGCGCGACCTGTGCGACCCGACCTCCCTGGCCGACTTCGCCTGGGCCGCTTTCGAACGCTGGCAGGCCGCGGGCTCTCCCCCGAAGGACAACTGGGCGCTCACCGCGTTGGGCACCTTCGGCACCGACGACACCGCCCGCGCACTGGCACCGCTGATCCGGTCCTGGCCGGGCGAGGGCGCCCACGCCAAGGCCGTCGCGGGTCTGGACGTCCTGGCCGCGATGGGCTCGGACGTCGCGTTGGCCCGCCTCAACGGCATCGCGCTGCGCTCGAAGTTCCGCAAACTCAAGGAACTCGCCGAGGCGAAAATCGACGAAATAGCCGGGCTACAGGGCTTCACGACGGACGAACTGGCCGACCGCCTGGTCCCCGACCTGGACCTGGCCGACCCCGCGACGACCCGCGTCGACTACGGCCCCCGCCACTTCACGATCGGCTTCGACGAACGCCTGCGCCCCCACCTCACCACCCCGAACGGCACCCACCGCAAAGACCTCCCGAAACCGACGGCGTCGGACGACCCGACCCTGGCCGCAACGGAACGCAAACGCTTCACCGCACTGAAAAAGGACCTCCGCACCACCGCCGCCGAGCAACTGCCCCGCCTGGAACGAGCCATGACCACCACCCGCGAGTGGACGACGGAGGAGTTCACCACACTCCTGGTCGACCACCCGCTGCTCTGGCACGTGGTCCGCCGCCTGGTGTGGCGGACGACGGAAGGCACCACCTTCCACCTGGCGGACGACCGCACCCCGCACACGATCACGGACACCCCGTACGCCCTCGCGGAGAACACCAAGGTCGGAATCGCCCACCCCCTCACCGTCCCCGGACCAGACCTGGCCGCCTGGACAGCCCTCTTCAAGGCCCAGCGAAAGCTCCCCCAACCCTTCCGCCAACTGGACCGCCCGGTGCACCACTTCACGCCGGAGGACAAGTCCCGCCGCACCCTCCCCCGGTTCGAGGGCCGCTCCGCCCCGGTAGGCGCCGTACTGGGCCTGACCAAGGAGAACTGGCAACGCGGCAGACCTCAGGACGGCGGCCTGGAATGCTGGATCACCCGCCCCCTGCCCACCGGCGGCGCACTGGTGGCAACCCTGGAACCGGGCATCATCGTCGGCTTGGTGGAAGAACACCCCACCCAGACGCTGGCGCACATCTGGATCAGCCGCCACCAGGAAGGCACCTGGAACCCGGAAGGCACCCGCACACTGGCAGAACTGGACGACATCACCCTGTCCGAAATCGCCGCGGAACTGACCTACCTGACAACCGCGACAACAACCCCATGACCACAACGCCCACCAGCGCCGAATCCGACCCAAGCACCAACACCATCACTCCGACCCCGCGCGCAGCGCCGGCACCTCACACCTGACCCCGGACACACCGACCAGTCCCTCCAAGACCCACACCAGCGCCATCACACAGCCACCACACACGGCAACCACACCACGCCCGGCTGTTCACATCCGACAGCCGAGTGAAGGTGTTAATGATGGTGTCCCGACCGTTCCTGGACGAGACTCACCGCCATGAACGATTCCGCGACCACCTCGACCGCATTAAAGTCGTACGATCTGTTCGCCCCGGACGTGTTGGGCGACCCGCTGCCGCTGCTGCACCGGATCCGGGCCGAAAGCCCGGTCTCCTGGATTCCCGAGCTGGAATCCTTCCTGGTCACCCGGCACGCCGACGTCGTCGCGGCGCTCAAGGACAAGCGTCTGGTCCCGGGCAACCTCGGCCAGGCTTTCGACCGGCTCTCCCCTGCCGAGCTGGCCGAACTCGAACCGGTGCGGCAGTCCATCGCGTTGTGGATGGGTCATACCGACGAGAAGGACCACGTCCGCTTCCAGCAGCTCCTCAAACGCTATTTCACCCCGGCCACGGTGGAAGGTCTGCGGCCTCGCATCCGCGAGATCGCGATCGAACTGATCGAGGCCCGGCGCGAGGGCGGCTTCATGGAGGTGGTCACGGAGTTGGCGTACCCCCTGCCCGCCAACGTGATCGCCGAGATGCTGGGCATGCCGACCGCGGACCGCGAGAAGCTCCAGGAGTGGTCGCGCGACCTGCTCGCGCTCTTCCAGCTCGCGGACTTCGAGACGTTGCGGCAGTCGCAGCGCAGCATCCTCGAAATGCAGGACTACGTGCGCGCGCTCGTGGCCCAGCGCCGTGAGGAGGCACGGGACGACCTGCTCAGCATGTTCGTCGCGGCCGAGCGCGAGGGCCTCGTCTCCGAGGACGAGATCGTCGCCAACTGCGTCCTGCTGCTGTTCGCCGGGCACGAGACGACGGCGAACCTGATCGCCATGGGCCTGGGCCTGCTGCTGGAGGACCAGGGCCAGTTCGACCGCCTCAAGGCCGACCACGGGCTGATCCCCACGGCCGTCGAGGAGATGCTGCGGGTGCGCGGTCCGGCGAGCACGCTGGTGCGCATCGCGACCGAGCCGGTCGAGGTGGCGGGCACGACCTACCCGGCGGGCAGCCACTTCCTGCTGGCCATGGTCTCGGGCAACCACGACCCCGAGGTGTTCGAGAACCCGGACACCTTCGACATCGGACGCAAGCCCAACCGGCACACGGCGTTCGGCATGGGCGCGTTCTACTGCCTGGGCGCGGCGCTGGCCCGCGCGGAGACGGCCGAGTGCCTGGACGTCGTGCTGGAGCGGATGCCGGACATCCGCCCGGCCTACGACGAGATCTCCGTGGTGTCGTCGCCGCCGCTGAGCCGGCACCTGGCGTCGCTGCCGGTGTTCTTCTGACCGACCGTCCGCGGTGGACCCGCACGTCCACCGCGGACGGATTCCGGTTGCCGGCGCCGACCCGCTCCGGTCACGATGACGCCGTGGAGCACACGTACCGGGTCATGGTCCGCGGTCGGTTCGCCGATCTCGACGAGGCGGGCCGGGCCCGGCTGCGCGCCGACGCCCACCGGCACGACATGCTCACCAGCGGGTTCTCCGAGCAGGGCGCGCTGGCCTACGACCGCTCGCTCGACTTCTTCAGCTTCCGCGTCCAACTGCGTGCCGAGGTCGAGTCGGACGACCGCGCGGTGTGCGACCGGGGCCTGCGGCTCGCGGCACAGGCCGTCGAGGCGCTCGGGGTGGACTTTCGCGATCTGCGCGCGTCCGCGACCGACGTCGACCTGATCAAGGTCAAGCGTCGCCGCTGACCGACACCCCGGCCTCCCGCGCCCGGGGGCACGTCGGCCGCGCCCGCAGTTCGACGATGCCGACGACCAGCGCCGCCGTCACCGCGACCGCCGCCGTGCCGACCGCGACGCCGACGGCCACGCGGGCCTGCGCGCCGGTGAGCACCGCGTGGTAGAGCCCGGCCAACGCGGCCGTGCCGACCGCCGACCCGATGCGCTGCCCGGTCTGGAGCGCGCCGCCCGCCGCACCCGCCATGGCGACGGGCACGTGCCGCAGGGTCAGCGTGGTGTTCGGGGAGATCACCCAGCCGCCGCCGACGCCCGCGACGAACAGCGCCACCGCCACCCCGGCGCCGTAGCCGTCCGTGAGCCACAGCAGGAACGCGGTCAGCGCGAGCCCGGCCACGACCATGCCCAGTCCGGTCACGGTCAGCCGTCGACCCCACGTCTCCACCAGCCGACCGCCGATCAGCGCCGACACCGCCGACCCGACCGCGAACGGCGTGACCGCGAGCCCGGACTCCAGCGGCGAGTACTCCAGCGCCGACTGGAAGTAGACCGCGAACACCAGCCAGATCCCACTGAAGCCGATGAAGTAGACCAGGCCCAGCAGCGCGCCGGTCCCGTAGCCGGGCGTCGTCGTGAACAGCCCGATGTCGAGCAACGGGCTACGACCGCGCGCCCGTTCCCGGCGTTCCCACCGCACGAACCCCACCAGCACGACGGCACCCAGGAGGAACAGCCACCACAGCGACGACAGCCCGCCGGATTCGGCGAGCACCAGCGGCAGCATCACCGCGAGCACACCCGAGCCGAGCAGCGCGGCGCCCACCAGGTCGAGGTGGTCACGTCGCCGCACATCGGCAGCACGCGGCAGCAGCCGGGCCGCGAGCACGAGCGCGGCCAACCCGATGGGCACGTTGACGTAGAACACCCAGCGCCAACCGTCGTCCTCGCCGGCCACGGCCAGGATCACGCCGCCCACGACCGGGCCGACCGCGGTGGAGATGCCGACCGTGGCACCGAACCAGCCGAACGCCCGCCCGCGTTCCGCGCCCCGGAACAGCTGTTGGATCAACGCGGAGTTCTGCGGCGCCAGCGCACCGGCGGCCACGCCCTGCGCGAGCCGGGCCGCGATCAGCACCCCGGCCGTGGGTGCCAGGCCGGCCAGTGCGCTGAACAGCACGAACCCGGACATGGCCACGAGGAACACCGTCCGCCGCCCCAGGGCGTCGCCGAGCCGGCCGGCCGGGACCAGCGCGAGCCCGAACGCCAGCGCGTACCCGGACACGACCCACTGCGCCCCGGCGGCGGAGGTGCCCAGGCCGTGCTGGAGCGACGGCAGCGCGACCGACACGATGCTCACGTCGAGCAGGCTCATGAATCCGGCCACGAGCGACACGCTGAACGCCCGCCACCGGCGCGGGTCGGGTTCGTACGACGTCATGCCCCGTGTCTACCCGTTCGGGTGGCGGCGGGCACGGTGGCGCCACGCGCGAGCCACCGCCTAGACCAAGCCCTCGAAGTACTCCTTCCGGGCCGGGTAGTAGTCGTCGAACACCGGTCTGGCGCTGCCGGTTCGGGACGCGACGAGCATGTCCAGGTAGTACTCCCAGCCCGGTCCGATCTCGCCGATCCCGGTCGTGTCCGGCAGGTGGTGCACGAGTTCGAGCGTGGTCAGACCGTCCACTTCGGACAGTCTGAGTTCCAGTGGCCAGGTCGAGTCGCCGTCGACCACCGACAGCACCAGCCGCAACGGCGGCTCGCACACCTCGATGCGCACCTCGCACCAGGGTTCCTGCTCCTCGTACGCCATCCGCACCCGGATCACGCGGCCCGGTCCGGCCTCGCCCTCCCACGGCCCGAACCAGCGCGCGGTGCGCTCGGATTCGGTGACGCTCGCCCACACGTCCTCCGCGTGCGCGCGGAAGGTCCGGGTCAGGATCAGGTCCGCGCCGCCGCCGACGCGCAGCAGTCGGCCGATCGGGGACGGGCTCATGCCGTGTTCTCCTCGGGTCGCTCCGCGCGTCGCGCGCGGCGGGTCCGGTACACCTCGGTCTCCAGCGCGTCGAGGTGGCGGTCCCAGCCCCGGTCCTCGAACCGGGTCAGCCACGCCGCGAGTCCACGCAGGCGTGACGCGTCGAGCACGTAGATCCGCCGCCGGCCCACGAGTTCGTCGCGCACCAGTCCGCTGTCGCGCAGCACGCGCAGGTGCCGGCTGACGGCGGGCCGGCTGATGGGGAACAGCTCCGCGATGCGCCCGGCGGGCAGCGGTCCGTCCCGGAGCGAATCGAGGATCTCCCGTCGCACGGGGTCCGCGATCGCCCTGGCCACCTCGTCCACGGCCGAAAGCGTAACCTAGTGGTTACGCTTTCGGCAACGCCCGGAGGAACCCCGACAACGCCCGCCGGTACGGCTCGACGGTCGTGAGATCCGCGTACTCCGCCGGCCCGTGCTGCCCGTCGCCGCCGATGCCGAAGATCACCGCGTCGATGCCGCGCGCGTGGAAGAACCGCGAGTCGGCCGCGCCGTGCTTGCGCAGCAGTTCGGCCGAGAACCCCACGTCCCGCGCGGCTGCCCGCAACGCCCGCACGTGCACGCCGTCGGGGTCGGCCCGGTGCGGCGATTCCAGCGTGGGCACGGAAACCTCGACCCCCGGCGGGCAGAGCGCGGCCAGGTGCGCCCGCACTTCTTCCGGCGTGCGACCGGCGAATCCGGTGTCCTCGGCCGGGAAGCGGACGTCGAGCCACGCCGTGGCCTCGGCGGGCACCTGGTTGAGCGTCTCGTTCGGCGTCACGATCCGGGACACGGTGACCGTGGTGCGCCATGCCTCCGCGTCCGGTACGGGGTACGCGGCCAGTAGAGCGTCGATCGCGCGCATCAACGTGAGCAACGCGTTGTCGCCCAGCCACGGGTAGGCGCCGTGTGCGGCCCGCCCCCGCGCGTCGAGCCGGACCGACGCGATGCCCTTGGACTCGGTGACCACACGGGGCGCGCTGTGCTCGCCGATCACCGCGAACCCGGCCGAGACGCCGTGCGCGAGCTGGTGGGCGGTGCCGTGGTAGCCGCCGACCTCCTCGTCGGTGACCAACTGCAACGCCACCGGGCGGCCCGGTCCGAGGTCGCGGAACACCTGGGCCATCACCAACGCGGTGAGCTTCATGTCCTGCGCACCGCGCGCGTAGAGGCGGTCGCCCTCGCGGCAGGGCCGGAACTGTTCGTCGGCGCCGGGCACGACGTCGAGATGACCGTTGAGGATCACGTCGAACGGCCGCCGCGCGCCGTCGTGGACGAGCGCGCTGGGCTTGCCCCCGGACTCGAACCGCTCCACGGTGAATCCCGGCCCGACCACGTCGAGCACCAGGTCGAGCGCACGACGCAGCTCGTCCGGGCGGTCGGTGGTCGAGCGGATCGCGAGCAGGTCGTGCGCGACGGTGTCGAACTCGTCCGTGATCACCCGCCCGAACCTACCCCGTGACCAGCCGCGCGAAGTCGGGGAACTCGGCACGGGCGGCGGCGATCACCTGCCCGGCGGTGCGGGGCGCGGGCGAGTGGGCGACGGCGATCTCCCGCAGTTCCGGGTCGGGCCGCATCGTCGAGTCCGGGTACTCGACCGCCTCCAGCGGGCCGAACCCGCCGGCCAACAGCCAGCGGAAGTCGCCGAGATTCCGCGCGACGACACCGACCTCGCCTTCCGAGCCGAAGAGCGCGACGGGCTGCGCTTCGAGGTCGTCGGTGTCGCGCACCCGCCGGCACGCGGCGCACCCTCCGGTGCCGTCCTGGCCGAACACGAGGAAGTCCGCGGCGTCGAGCGGCACCTCGGTCCACCGGCGCAACCAGGAGGCGGTGCGCCCGGTGTCCCCGAACTCCCGGCAGGGCTCGAAATCGACGCCTTCGCCGTCGGCGTAGTCGAACTCGCGATCGAGGGCCGCGGCCAGTGCCGGCGGAAATCCGATCATGGCCGGAGCGCAGCCGCCGGTCCGGAGTACCGACGGCAGCCCACCGTCCACAGTGGCCGGACGTCGTGGCGATCGGCCGGCCGGCCGGACGACGGTTGACCGAATTCGTCGATCGGTTCAGCGCGGGAGTGCCGAAAAGTAGGCCGAACGGGTGAGCACCCTAGGCTGTCCAGGTGCGCCCCGGGCGGGTCGGCGGTAGATTCGCGCACTTTTTCGCGTCGACCGTTGTCCTGGTGGTTACGATGACATGAAGATGTTGTCGAAACCCGGGGGACGATAACGGTGATTGGTATGAGAATTTCTTTCCTGCTCTACTGTCCGTGCGGTCTTTGAAATTCGACGGAGAATTGCCTTGACCAATGTTGCGGAACGGATGGGCGAGCGGGAACGGCGGACGCTGCGAGTCTGCGCCCACCTTTTGTCGGACTGGGGGTACAAGCGCGTCACGGTGGAGGCGATCGCCAGTCGCGCGGGTATCGGCAAGGGGACCGTGTACCTGCACTGGAAGACCAAGGACGAACTCTTCGGCGCGGTGTTGGTCCAGCAGAGCGTCGAAGTGATCCGTGAACTCGGCGAGGTCGTCCGCGCCAACCCCTACGAGGTGCGCCTGCACCGGATGGTCGGCCACTACCTCACGGCGGTCGCCCGACGCCCGCTCGTGCGCGCGATGTTCGTGCGCGACCAGGAGGTTCTCGGTCGCCTCGCGCACAGCGGGCCGCCCGCGGTCGCCGCGTTGCGGCAGGCGACCAACACGCTGTTCCTGCGCTATTTCGACGCGGTCGTCCGTCTCGGCCTCGTCGTGCCCGGCTGCGACCCGGTCGCGGTCCGCCGCACCGTCGGCATGCTGACCTGCGGCGCGCTGATGCAGCGCGACGAGAAGGTGCCCGAGTGCGTGCGCGTCGCCGCCGACCTCGCCCGCCGCGCATTCGAACCACGCGCCGGAATGTCCTCGAATTCCATCACCACCGCCGCCGCACTGGTCGTCGACCTGGTGGACGGATTCGTGCCGGCGAATTCCCCGGCACTGACCGGCGAACGCGGATAGCGACGGCCCGGGTCACGGGTTCCGACCACCGGTCGGAACCCGTGACCCGGCGTGCCCGCGGAACCGCGACGGAATAACTTTCACATATTTTTATCGACACTGGGGAGCATGCTATGGACGTCGACGCCCTGGAACGCCTGATCGAGGCCGCGGGCGGCGGTGAACGCCGGCTCGCGGCCGTGACCGACGAGTTCGGCCTGGCCGGACTCGCACCGCTGCTCGCCGGGGAGATCGCCTTTCGCGCGACGACGGCGGCCCGGCCCGGCGGCGGGAACGTGGCACTCGGCGTACGGCACCGGGACCGGACGGAACGATTCGTCCTGACCGTCGCGGCGGACGGCCGCGTCACCGCCGAGGCCGGCACCACCGACGACCCCGCGCTGAGCCTCGACTACGACCTGCACGACCTCGTCCGCCTGCTGTTCGGCCCGACCCGGCCCCGGGCGACCGGCCACTTCGCCGCCGAGTTCCTCCCGCCGCCGCAGCCCGGCCACAGCCGGGGTCTCCAGCCGCCGGACCCGATGCGGCTCTACGGCGCGCTCCAGACCGGCGGTGCGATCGCGGCCGGGCTGTCCCGCCACCACCCCGACCTCGCCGAGCTGTGCCGCGCGTACGGCACGGACAAGTGGGGCGGCGTCCACTGGTTCGCGGACGTGTACGAACGCCACCTGCGCGAGTTCCGCGACGTGCCGCTGCGGGTGCTGGAGATCGGCGTCGGCGGCTACGCGCACCCCTCGTACGGCGGCGAGTCGCTGCGGGTGTGGAAGCGCTACTTCCACCGGGGACTGGTCTTCGGCGTCGACGTGTTCGACAAGTCCGGTGTGGACGAACCCCGCATCGTCACCGCGGTCGTCGACCAGTCCGATCCGGACGCCCTGGTCGCGCTCGACGAGCGGTACGGCCCGTTCGACATCGTCATCGACGACGGCAGCCACGTCAACGCGCACGTCCGCACCGCGCTGGACGTCCTCTTCCCGCGCCTGCGCCCGGGTGGCCTCTACGTGATCGAGGACCTGTGGACCAGCTACTGCGCGGGCTACGGCGGCGACGAGGACGGCCCCGCCGGCGACGGCACCTCGATCGGTCTGCTCAAGCGGGTCGCCGAGGGCATCCAGTACCGGCAGCGGCCCGGCGCGGGTGATCCGACGTACCTCGAACGCCACGTCGTCGGCCTGCACGTCTACCACAACATCGCGTTCCTGGAGAAAGGCGTCAACGACGAGGGCGGTGTGCCGGCATGGGTCCCGCGTCGGCCGCTGTGAGCCGGATCGGGCTCGCCGCGATCGGGTCGCGCGGCGACGTCGAACCGCTGCTCGTCCTCGGTGCGGCGCTGCACGACCGCGGTCACGACGTGCTGTTCGCGTCGTCGGAGAACATGCGCGACGCGGCGGAGAAGGCCGGGCTGCGGTTCCACCCGATCACCCCGGCCACCCCCGACGACGTGCTCGCCGACCCGGAGTTCCGCGCGCTGCTGCGGCGCACGACCTCACCGGGCCGCATCGCACGGGCGATGCCCCGGCCCACCGTCGAACAGCGCCGGTCGACGCTGGCGGAACTCGTCGCCGCGACTGCCGACCTCGACGTGGTCGTGCACACCCCGCACACCCGTGCGGCGGTCTGGGCCGGCCCGGCACCCGCGCGCTGGTGCACGGCCGCCCTGTGGCCGGTAACGCCGACGAAATCCGCGCCGGCGTTCGGTTTTCCCGCGCTCGGGCCGTTCAACCGGACGACCTACCGCCTTGTCGCAGCGGGTGAGTGGCGGTTCTTCCGCGAGGCCGTCGCCGCGGTGCGCGCCGACGCGGGCCTGCCGCCGCTGTCACGTCCGCCCGGCCCGCCTGTCGGGCACCACGTGCTGCACCCGTTCAGCCGGGCGGTGTTCCCGGTGCCGGGCGACTGGCCGGACACGGTCCACGTCACCGGCCACTGGTTCGGCCCGGGCACCGGGCCCGACCCGGACCTGGCGGCGTTCGTGGCCGGCGGGACGCCGCCGGTGGTCGCGACGTTCGGCAGCACCTGGGTCGTCGACCCGGACCGCGCCCTGGAAGCGGCTCTCGCCGCCACGCGGCGGGCACGTCGACGGCTTGTGGTCGTCGGCGGACCCGAGACCTCGCTCCCGGACGAGGTGCTGCGGGTGACCGACGCGGACTTCGGGTGGCTGTTCCCGCGCGCGGCGGCCGTGGTGCACCACGGCGGACAGGGCACGACGGCCGCGGCGTTGCGGGCAGGCGTGCCGCAGGTCGTGGTGCCGGGCTTCGCCGACCAGCCGTACTGGTCACGGCGGATCGCCGGGCTGGGCGTCGCGGCGGCCCCGATCCCGTTGCCGGAGTTGACCGCCGACCGCCTCGGCACGGCGGTGGCGCAGGTCGTGTCCGATCCCGGTTTCCGGACCCGCGCCGAGGCGCTGGCCGGTGCGGTACGCGCGGAACCCGGGGTCGAGGCGGCGTGCCGCGTGGTGGAGGGCCTGTC includes the following:
- a CDS encoding glycosyltransferase; amino-acid sequence: MGPASAAVSRIGLAAIGSRGDVEPLLVLGAALHDRGHDVLFASSENMRDAAEKAGLRFHPITPATPDDVLADPEFRALLRRTTSPGRIARAMPRPTVEQRRSTLAELVAATADLDVVVHTPHTRAAVWAGPAPARWCTAALWPVTPTKSAPAFGFPALGPFNRTTYRLVAAGEWRFFREAVAAVRADAGLPPLSRPPGPPVGHHVLHPFSRAVFPVPGDWPDTVHVTGHWFGPGTGPDPDLAAFVAGGTPPVVATFGSTWVVDPDRALEAALAATRRARRRLVVVGGPETSLPDEVLRVTDADFGWLFPRAAAVVHHGGQGTTAAALRAGVPQVVVPGFADQPYWSRRIAGLGVAAAPIPLPELTADRLGTAVAQVVSDPGFRTRAEALAGAVRAEPGVEAACRVVEGLS